A single Streptomyces sp. 2114.4 DNA region contains:
- the pstS gene encoding phosphate ABC transporter substrate-binding protein PstS, protein MKLQRKNRVRALAVGALAVSGALALTACGSDDTSGAGGGAAAKPSNIKCEGKGKLLASGSSAQKNAMDVWVQAYSGACKGTEINYQPTGSGAGVTTFLQGQTAFAGSDSPLKPDEITKSKQVCKGGQAIDLPMVGGPVAIGYNVPGVDNLVLDAPTLAKIFDSKITKWNDPAIKKLNPGAKLPDLKIQAFHRSDDSGTTDNFTKYLKGAAPGDWKHEPAKKWEGTGGQAASGSAGVSSQVKQTSGAISYFELSYATAGKIPTVKLNTGAKAPVDATVDNASKAISEATPAGKGNDLALKLNYTTKAEGAYPITLVTNEIACDKGNKPATLAATKSFLTYIASKDGQSALKQLGYAPLPPEIADKVRKTVTTLS, encoded by the coding sequence GTGAAGCTTCAGCGCAAGAACCGGGTTCGCGCCCTCGCCGTTGGCGCTCTCGCCGTCTCGGGTGCCCTGGCCCTGACGGCGTGCGGCTCCGACGACACCTCCGGCGCCGGCGGCGGTGCCGCCGCCAAGCCGTCGAACATCAAGTGCGAGGGCAAGGGCAAGCTGCTCGCGTCCGGCTCCTCCGCGCAGAAGAACGCCATGGACGTCTGGGTACAGGCCTACTCGGGCGCCTGCAAGGGCACCGAGATCAACTACCAGCCGACCGGCTCCGGCGCGGGTGTCACCACCTTCCTGCAGGGCCAGACCGCCTTCGCGGGCTCCGACTCCCCGCTCAAGCCCGACGAGATCACCAAGTCGAAGCAGGTCTGCAAGGGCGGCCAGGCCATCGACCTGCCGATGGTCGGCGGTCCGGTCGCGATCGGCTACAACGTGCCCGGTGTGGACAACCTCGTGCTGGACGCCCCGACCCTGGCGAAGATCTTCGACTCGAAGATCACCAAGTGGAACGACCCCGCGATCAAGAAGCTGAACCCGGGCGCGAAGCTCCCGGACCTCAAGATCCAGGCGTTCCACCGCTCGGACGACTCGGGCACCACCGACAACTTCACCAAGTACCTCAAGGGCGCGGCCCCCGGTGACTGGAAGCACGAGCCGGCGAAGAAGTGGGAGGGCACGGGCGGCCAGGCGGCCTCCGGCTCGGCCGGCGTCTCCTCGCAGGTCAAGCAGACCAGCGGCGCGATCTCGTACTTCGAGCTGTCGTACGCCACGGCCGGCAAGATCCCGACGGTCAAGCTGAACACCGGCGCCAAGGCCCCCGTCGACGCCACCGTCGACAACGCCTCCAAGGCCATCTCCGAGGCCACGCCGGCCGGCAAGGGCAACGACCTGGCCCTGAAGCTCAACTACACCACCAAGGCCGAGGGCGCCTACCCGATCACCCTGGTGACCAACGAGATCGCCTGCGACAAGGGCAACAAGCCCGCGACGCTGGCCGCCACCAAGTCCTTCCTGACCTACATCGCCAGCAAGGACGGCCAGAGCGCGCTCAAGCAGCTCGGCTACGCCCCGCTGCCCCCCGAGATCGCCGACAAGGTCCGCAAGACCGTCACCACGCTCTCCTGA
- a CDS encoding MFS transporter: MRSYRTLIRTPEFTPFLLSFAAHAAAQTIGGLALGTLVFRATGSPLLLAVSMFGPQLAQVLGATFLLSGADRLPPRAALTGLALAFAAGTAVLALPGLPVGAVFAVVLAQGLIASLGGGVRAGLLNDILPKDGYVLGRSVFNMLWGLMQVAGFATGGALLALLTPGRCLLLAAALYVLAALGTRLGLTARPPRSSGRPSVSATWRTNALLWSSRPRRLTYLGLWIPNGLVVGCDSLFVSYAPEAAGTLFACGALGMFAGDVTVGRLVPPAWRPRLAVPLRLLLATPYLCFALRPGVALSAVAVAVAAVGFAASLVLQERLMSLTPDDLAGQALGLHFVGMSTLQGVGAALAGTLAQLTSPATAMTLLAAGSVTVTLTLAALGRHEGRGRVVPDTRPGAVPEPAAVDYVD; the protein is encoded by the coding sequence ATGCGCAGCTATCGCACCTTGATCCGCACCCCGGAGTTCACCCCGTTCCTGCTCTCCTTCGCCGCCCACGCCGCGGCCCAGACGATCGGCGGCCTGGCCCTCGGCACCCTGGTCTTCCGGGCCACCGGATCCCCGCTCCTGTTGGCGGTGAGCATGTTCGGCCCGCAGCTGGCACAGGTGCTGGGAGCCACCTTCCTGCTCTCGGGCGCCGACCGCCTGCCCCCGCGCGCGGCCCTCACCGGCCTCGCCCTCGCCTTCGCGGCCGGTACGGCGGTGCTCGCGCTGCCCGGCCTGCCGGTCGGGGCGGTCTTCGCCGTCGTACTGGCGCAGGGCCTGATCGCGTCCCTGGGCGGGGGCGTGCGCGCGGGACTGCTGAACGACATCCTGCCCAAGGACGGCTATGTCCTGGGCCGTTCCGTGTTCAACATGCTCTGGGGCTTGATGCAGGTGGCCGGTTTCGCCACGGGCGGCGCGCTGCTGGCGCTCCTGACCCCGGGGAGGTGCCTGCTCCTGGCGGCGGCGCTGTATGTGCTGGCGGCCCTCGGCACCCGTCTGGGCCTCACGGCCCGCCCGCCGCGCTCCTCCGGCCGCCCGTCCGTCTCGGCGACCTGGCGCACCAACGCCCTCCTGTGGTCCTCGCGCCCCCGCCGTCTGACGTACCTGGGCCTGTGGATCCCCAACGGCCTGGTGGTGGGCTGCGATTCGCTCTTCGTCTCCTACGCCCCCGAGGCGGCCGGGACGTTGTTCGCGTGCGGGGCGCTGGGCATGTTCGCGGGTGATGTGACGGTGGGCCGCCTGGTGCCACCGGCGTGGCGTCCCCGCCTCGCGGTCCCGCTGCGCCTGCTGTTGGCGACGCCGTACCTGTGTTTCGCCCTCCGGCCGGGGGTGGCGCTGTCGGCCGTGGCCGTCGCCGTCGCCGCGGTCGGCTTTGCCGCGAGTCTGGTCCTGCAGGAGCGCCTGATGTCCCTCACCCCCGACGACCTCGCGGGCCAGGCCCTCGGCCTGCACTTCGTCGGTATGTCCACCCTGCAGGGCGTCGGCGCCGCTTTGGCGGGCACTCTGGCCCAACTGACCTCCCCGGCCACGGCGATGACGCTGCTGGCGGCCGGCTCGGTCACGGTGACCCTGACCCTCGCGGCGCTGGGCCGGCACGAGGGACGAGGGCGGGTCGTTCCCGATACGCGTCCGGGGGCTGTGCCGGAGCCGGCCGCGGTGGACTACGTGGACTAG
- a CDS encoding RidA family protein, translating to MPRAVTLIRSASLSDVAEYSYAATAPAESRLIFLAGACPLNEDGSTAAIGDVAGQAAKAVENMRTALADSGASLHDVISTRVLVASQRREDLVTAWGVVRTAFGDHDVPSTLMGVTVLGYDGQLVEIEAIAAVLDS from the coding sequence GTGCCGCGTGCTGTCACGTTGATTCGTTCTGCATCCCTGTCCGATGTTGCCGAGTACTCCTACGCTGCCACGGCCCCGGCCGAGTCGCGGCTGATCTTCCTGGCCGGAGCATGTCCGCTGAATGAGGACGGTTCCACTGCGGCAATCGGAGACGTCGCGGGGCAGGCGGCCAAGGCCGTGGAGAACATGCGGACCGCTCTGGCAGACTCCGGCGCGTCACTCCACGATGTCATCAGCACCCGCGTTCTCGTTGCCTCCCAGCGGCGGGAGGACCTGGTGACGGCGTGGGGGGTTGTCCGGACTGCGTTCGGCGACCACGACGTGCCCAGCACGTTGATGGGTGTCACCGTGCTCGGCTACGACGGCCAGCTCGTAGAGATCGAGGCCATCGCCGCCGTGCTCGATTCCTGA
- a CDS encoding helix-turn-helix transcriptional regulator, protein MGLWQIDTDTLARSRFVLSPFAETFASLKLLHAGTGAHPGEEAWLRAHLPGYRARLAADPVTALLVRAAVGTSWIADFLCPTSCVGERFEESVARVQAAGAEQARADLRVSLRGPLPAALERDDLPERGAALLTYLWDETVRPYWERRRRVLEADMVARTTQVSQGGWAAVLDSLRPGTRWLGESRFQVNLHAYPPREIATGAELLFMPVTPRTGWVSWEGRERYAVVYPCLGVLAEDHDRRPVPGGLGALIGTARARLLVLLGTPLSTTQLVAVTGQGLGSVGRHLRVLLDAGLVGRRRAGRSVLYLRTAAGEGLVEASGAGVGDREPEPGSHPQPGGHRSGALCGRRKGTR, encoded by the coding sequence ATGGGCTTATGGCAGATCGACACCGACACCCTCGCCCGCAGTCGGTTCGTGCTCTCGCCGTTCGCCGAGACCTTCGCGAGCCTGAAACTGCTGCACGCGGGGACCGGCGCCCATCCCGGCGAGGAGGCCTGGCTGCGCGCGCACCTGCCCGGCTACCGCGCACGCCTCGCGGCCGACCCGGTGACCGCGCTGCTGGTGCGGGCGGCCGTCGGCACGTCCTGGATCGCCGACTTCCTCTGTCCCACCTCATGCGTCGGGGAGCGCTTCGAGGAGAGCGTGGCCCGGGTGCAGGCGGCCGGGGCGGAGCAGGCGCGCGCCGACCTGCGGGTGTCCCTCCGGGGTCCGCTGCCCGCCGCCCTGGAGCGGGACGACCTGCCCGAGCGGGGGGCCGCGCTCCTGACGTACCTCTGGGACGAGACCGTACGGCCGTACTGGGAGCGTCGGCGGCGCGTCCTGGAGGCCGACATGGTCGCCCGGACCACACAGGTGAGTCAGGGCGGCTGGGCGGCCGTGCTGGATTCCCTGCGGCCGGGCACGCGGTGGCTCGGGGAGAGCCGGTTCCAGGTCAACCTGCACGCATATCCGCCGCGGGAGATCGCCACCGGGGCCGAGCTGTTGTTCATGCCGGTGACACCGAGGACCGGGTGGGTGTCGTGGGAGGGGCGCGAGCGGTACGCCGTCGTCTACCCGTGTCTCGGGGTACTCGCCGAGGACCACGACCGGCGGCCCGTCCCGGGCGGCCTCGGAGCGCTCATCGGGACGGCCCGGGCCCGGTTGCTGGTGCTGCTGGGGACTCCCCTGAGTACGACCCAGCTGGTCGCCGTGACCGGGCAGGGGCTGGGGTCGGTGGGACGGCATCTGCGGGTGCTGCTGGACGCGGGGCTGGTGGGCCGGCGGCGGGCCGGGCGGTCGGTGCTGTACCTGCGGACGGCGGCCGGGGAGGGGCTGGTGGAGGCTTCGGGGGCCGGGGTGGGCGACCGGGAGCCGGAACCGGGGAGCCACCCGCAACCGGGGGGCCATCGGTCAGGTGCGTTGTGCGGCCGTCGAAAGGGCACACGCTGA
- the pstC gene encoding phosphate ABC transporter permease subunit PstC, producing MNSATSPTDTPPLPGNDGRSAVSGKAVRPGDRIFLGLSRGSGIALLVIMAAIAVFLTYRSVLAISGDKANFFTTLDWNATGTDPKFGIAVLAFGTVVSSVVAMVIAVPVAVGIALFISHYAPRKLSAPLGYVIDLLAAVPSIIYGLWGALFLVPQLTGLYTWLDDYLGWTGIFSYDGGAARSLFTVGILLAIMVLPIVTSVSREVFLQAPKMHEEAALALGATRWEVIRMSVLPFGRSGIISASMLGLGRALGETMAVATVLSPSFLINTSLLDPGGGTFAQNIASKFSEADTFGQDALIASGLVLFVITLLVNGAARLIIARRKEYSGAAA from the coding sequence ATGAATTCAGCTACCTCACCCACCGATACCCCGCCCCTGCCAGGGAACGACGGCCGCTCCGCGGTCTCCGGCAAGGCGGTCCGCCCCGGTGACCGGATCTTCCTCGGGCTCTCCCGGGGCTCCGGGATCGCCCTCCTGGTGATCATGGCCGCCATCGCGGTCTTCCTCACCTACCGCTCCGTGCTCGCCATCTCGGGCGACAAGGCCAACTTCTTCACCACCCTGGACTGGAACGCCACCGGGACCGACCCGAAGTTCGGCATCGCGGTCCTCGCCTTCGGCACCGTCGTCAGCTCGGTGGTCGCGATGGTCATCGCGGTCCCGGTCGCGGTCGGCATCGCGCTGTTCATCTCGCACTACGCCCCGCGCAAGCTGTCCGCACCGCTCGGCTACGTCATCGACCTGCTCGCCGCGGTGCCCAGCATCATCTACGGCCTGTGGGGCGCGCTCTTCCTCGTCCCGCAGCTGACCGGCCTCTACACCTGGCTGGACGACTACCTCGGCTGGACCGGCATCTTCTCCTACGACGGCGGCGCGGCCCGTTCGCTGTTCACCGTCGGCATCCTGCTCGCGATCATGGTCCTGCCGATCGTGACCAGCGTCAGCCGCGAGGTGTTCCTGCAGGCCCCGAAGATGCACGAGGAGGCCGCGCTGGCGCTCGGCGCCACCCGCTGGGAAGTCATCCGGATGTCGGTGCTCCCCTTCGGCCGCTCCGGCATCATCAGCGCCTCCATGCTGGGCCTGGGCCGTGCGCTCGGCGAGACGATGGCCGTCGCCACGGTCCTCTCGCCCAGCTTCCTCATCAACACCAGCCTGCTGGACCCGGGCGGCGGCACCTTCGCCCAGAACATCGCCAGCAAGTTCAGCGAGGCCGACACCTTCGGCCAGGACGCCCTGATCGCCTCCGGCCTCGTCCTCTTCGTGATCACGCTGCTCGTCAACGGCGCGGCCCGCCTGATCATCGCCCGCCGCAAGGAGTACTCGGGAGCCGCCGCATGA
- a CDS encoding helix-turn-helix domain-containing protein gives MASLNVGNLGEFLREQRRTAQLSLRQLADAAGVSNPYLSQIERGLRKPSAEILQQLAKALRISAETLYVQAGILDERQGLDGVEVQTAILTDPALNERQKQVLLQIYESFRKENGLGSGGKDTAVSGPEDGRDTDSLETEADGGPHAT, from the coding sequence ATGGCATCACTCAACGTCGGCAATCTCGGCGAGTTTTTGCGGGAGCAGCGGCGCACCGCGCAGCTGAGTCTGCGGCAGCTCGCGGATGCCGCCGGGGTGTCCAACCCGTACCTCAGCCAGATCGAGCGCGGCCTGCGCAAGCCGAGCGCGGAGATTCTGCAGCAGCTCGCCAAGGCGCTGCGGATATCCGCCGAGACGCTGTACGTCCAGGCCGGGATTCTGGACGAACGGCAGGGTCTGGACGGGGTCGAGGTACAGACCGCGATACTCACCGACCCGGCGCTGAACGAGAGACAGAAGCAGGTCCTGCTGCAGATCTACGAGTCCTTCCGCAAGGAGAACGGGCTCGGGAGCGGCGGCAAGGACACCGCTGTGAGCGGACCTGAGGACGGGCGCGACACGGACTCCCTTGAGACAGAGGCCGACGGCGGCCCGCACGCCACCTGA
- a CDS encoding PP2C family protein-serine/threonine phosphatase, with the protein MPVPVPHQRAVVLPHQAGPVDDACADTARVADAPGAGDTTAQGLSAPATAVGRPSAPLGSHGFQKPEQPQPAAQPVPADHPPAHQGLTLLLIGEDPNSHVPDMWDWAGRKVRLRTARNLTEAGRLLTDDVHCILLDLPPRAPGDRTERDPSRGDAPDDELGMLRDVLRMATSHAVLVLTYETDAERAADAVRVGAQDYLFRDELDGAVLSRAVRYAVERKRADLAQRQLTESRMLAQENARLERGLLPTPLLDGSNLRFAACYRPGRSRALLGGDFYDTVRTPDGTVHAMIGDVCGHGPDEAALGVELRIAWRALTFAGLSGDELLATLQKVLEHERADDEIFATLCTVDISADGRRAGLCLAGHPAPLLAQAGRPPQLLPYEFGGPALGLLPHARWPRRQVELGGSWSLMMYTDGLIEGRIGQGNQRLGQEGMTELVSRQMAAGLTGEELLEASVREVRDLNGGELTDDVAVLLLDRR; encoded by the coding sequence ATGCCCGTACCCGTACCGCACCAGCGGGCGGTCGTGCTGCCGCACCAGGCAGGACCGGTGGACGACGCCTGCGCGGACACTGCGCGGGTCGCCGACGCGCCGGGCGCGGGGGACACGACGGCCCAGGGCCTGAGCGCCCCGGCGACCGCCGTGGGCCGGCCGTCGGCCCCTCTGGGCTCCCACGGCTTCCAGAAGCCCGAGCAGCCGCAGCCGGCCGCACAGCCGGTTCCGGCCGACCACCCGCCCGCGCACCAGGGTCTGACCCTGCTCCTCATCGGCGAGGACCCCAACAGCCATGTCCCCGATATGTGGGACTGGGCGGGCCGCAAAGTGCGTCTGCGGACCGCCCGCAACCTCACCGAGGCCGGGCGGCTGCTCACCGACGATGTGCACTGCATCCTGCTCGACCTTCCCCCGCGGGCGCCCGGCGACCGCACGGAACGCGACCCGAGCCGCGGCGACGCCCCCGACGACGAGCTGGGCATGCTGCGCGACGTGCTGCGGATGGCCACCTCGCACGCCGTCCTCGTCCTCACCTACGAGACGGACGCCGAGCGCGCCGCCGACGCCGTCCGCGTCGGCGCCCAGGACTACCTCTTCCGCGACGAGCTGGACGGCGCGGTGCTCAGCCGCGCGGTCCGCTACGCCGTCGAACGCAAACGCGCCGACCTCGCGCAGCGCCAGCTCACCGAGTCGCGGATGCTCGCCCAGGAGAACGCCCGCCTGGAGCGCGGCCTGCTGCCCACGCCCCTGCTCGACGGCTCCAATCTGCGCTTCGCCGCCTGCTACCGCCCCGGCCGCAGCCGTGCGCTGCTCGGCGGCGACTTCTACGACACCGTCCGCACCCCGGACGGCACCGTCCACGCGATGATCGGCGACGTCTGCGGCCACGGCCCCGACGAGGCCGCCCTCGGCGTCGAGCTGCGCATCGCCTGGCGCGCGCTGACCTTCGCCGGTCTCTCCGGCGACGAGCTGCTCGCCACGCTCCAGAAGGTCCTGGAGCACGAGCGGGCGGACGACGAGATCTTCGCGACGCTGTGCACCGTCGACATCTCCGCGGACGGCCGCCGCGCCGGTCTGTGCCTGGCCGGCCACCCCGCACCGCTGCTGGCCCAGGCCGGCCGGCCTCCGCAGCTGCTGCCGTACGAATTCGGCGGCCCGGCGCTCGGCCTGCTGCCGCACGCCCGCTGGCCGCGCCGGCAGGTGGAGCTGGGCGGCTCGTGGAGCCTGATGATGTACACCGACGGCCTGATCGAGGGCCGGATCGGCCAGGGGAACCAGCGCCTCGGCCAGGAAGGCATGACCGAGCTGGTGAGCCGGCAGATGGCCGCCGGCCTCACGGGCGAGGAGCTGCTGGAAGCCTCGGTCAGAGAGGTACGCGATCTGAACGGCGGCGAGCTGACGGACGACGTGGCCGTATTGCTGCTGGACCGGCGGTAG
- a CDS encoding NAD(P)-dependent alcohol dehydrogenase — MKAAQITGYGTPDVLRVNEVDRPAPGAGEVLVSIEASSVNGLDTIVRAGGLRIVSGRRFPIGVGLDFAGVVAAAGAGVPQYQVGDRVWGTVPPLKRNAVGAAAEYVLVPASRVGPAPADLSSVEAASLVVAGTTALAALRETLHLASGERLLVRGAAGGVGTAAVQLAQAMGGHVTALSRGRHAGALRELGADEVFDYGTTTPDRIGPFDVVLDTVGSELNSYRRRLTHDGRMATIALSASSMAAIAASSVHGARRIRTLSSNPDTAVLRNLADYVTSGALRPVVDSVYPLADIASAHQAFERGGVVGKQVVSVSGR, encoded by the coding sequence ATGAAGGCCGCTCAGATCACCGGCTACGGCACCCCGGATGTCCTCAGGGTCAACGAAGTTGACCGTCCCGCCCCCGGTGCGGGCGAGGTCCTGGTCTCGATCGAGGCGTCGAGCGTGAACGGGCTCGACACGATCGTGCGCGCCGGGGGATTGCGGATCGTGTCCGGACGCCGGTTCCCGATCGGTGTGGGACTGGACTTCGCCGGTGTCGTCGCGGCAGCCGGCGCCGGCGTCCCGCAGTACCAGGTGGGAGACCGGGTGTGGGGCACGGTGCCCCCGCTCAAGCGGAACGCCGTCGGCGCAGCCGCCGAATACGTGCTGGTCCCCGCAAGCCGCGTCGGCCCCGCACCGGCAGACCTCTCGTCGGTGGAGGCGGCCTCCCTGGTCGTGGCGGGAACGACGGCGTTGGCCGCACTGCGGGAGACCCTGCACCTCGCGAGCGGTGAACGCCTCCTGGTGCGTGGCGCCGCCGGCGGAGTCGGCACGGCCGCCGTACAACTCGCCCAGGCCATGGGTGGGCACGTCACCGCGCTGTCCCGGGGCCGCCATGCCGGGGCGCTGCGAGAGCTGGGCGCCGACGAGGTCTTCGACTACGGCACCACTACCCCGGACCGGATCGGACCGTTCGACGTCGTCTTGGACACCGTCGGCTCGGAACTGAACTCCTACCGGCGCCGGCTGACCCACGACGGCAGGATGGCCACCATCGCGCTGTCGGCATCCTCCATGGCGGCCATCGCCGCGTCGAGCGTGCACGGCGCCCGCCGCATCCGCACCTTGAGCTCCAACCCCGACACCGCTGTGCTGCGTAACCTGGCCGACTACGTGACCTCTGGCGCACTGCGGCCCGTCGTCGACAGCGTGTACCCGCTGGCGGACATCGCCTCGGCGCATCAGGCCTTCGAGCGGGGCGGTGTGGTGGGCAAGCAGGTGGTGTCGGTGTCCGGGAGGTAG
- a CDS encoding TetR/AcrR family transcriptional regulator: MQQPLHRRRPTPSNPRVQRTRNRVLTVARELLPQVGPTGLTYALLAEHADVTRQTLYRHWPNRAALLFDLILEGPDLGNYPEPGSDVRTVAVGWLTSLRDGISEPAIRTAVLAITVQADHDPDSAQALVRIGQDRRAALNTLLDPSGVQIDDTEHTLLYGPVLARLFLDRGQVTDEFIDTVVTQWLTTLERLRGRKLSER; this comes from the coding sequence ATGCAGCAGCCCCTCCACCGCCGCCGGCCGACCCCGAGCAACCCGCGCGTCCAGCGCACCCGCAACCGCGTACTGACCGTCGCCCGTGAACTGCTGCCCCAGGTCGGACCGACCGGGCTGACGTACGCCCTGCTGGCCGAGCACGCCGACGTCACCCGCCAGACCCTCTACCGCCACTGGCCCAACCGGGCCGCGCTGCTCTTCGACCTGATCCTGGAAGGCCCCGACCTCGGCAACTACCCCGAGCCGGGCAGCGACGTACGCACCGTTGCGGTCGGCTGGCTGACGAGCCTGCGCGACGGCATCAGCGAACCGGCCATCCGCACGGCAGTACTGGCCATCACCGTCCAAGCCGACCACGACCCCGACAGCGCCCAGGCCCTGGTACGCATCGGCCAGGACCGCCGCGCGGCCCTGAACACACTCCTGGATCCCTCAGGCGTCCAGATCGACGACACCGAACACACCCTGCTCTACGGGCCGGTGCTCGCCAGACTCTTCCTCGACCGCGGCCAGGTGACCGACGAGTTCATCGACACCGTCGTCACCCAATGGCTCACCACGCTCGAAAGACTGCGCGGCCGGAAGCTCAGCGAGAGGTAG
- a CDS encoding DUF2516 family protein, producing the protein MLIYGFQSILSWVQLALGVYAAVMLIDAAVRREDAYRAASKQTKGMWLIFLALATALLFILPLMSFLPVIGVIAVIVYTVDVRPALREVTGGSRGPRRGGSSSDGPYGPYNGGR; encoded by the coding sequence GTGCTGATTTACGGGTTCCAGAGCATTCTGAGCTGGGTGCAGCTCGCCCTGGGCGTCTATGCCGCCGTGATGCTGATCGACGCCGCCGTGCGCCGTGAGGATGCCTATCGCGCCGCGAGCAAGCAGACCAAGGGCATGTGGCTGATCTTCCTCGCCCTGGCCACGGCGCTGCTGTTCATTCTCCCGCTCATGTCGTTCCTGCCGGTCATCGGCGTGATCGCAGTGATCGTCTACACCGTCGACGTACGCCCGGCGCTCCGGGAGGTCACCGGCGGCAGCCGCGGGCCCCGGCGCGGGGGCTCCAGCTCGGACGGGCCGTACGGGCCGTACAACGGCGGGCGCTGA
- a CDS encoding C40 family peptidase — protein sequence MACTAVVLCVMGLLGGTATAAYADDPKNPPADAGRATGAGKAADTDADARRLDEVRKKIDALYRKAEQATDAYNAAKEQVDLQQKEIVKLARSIDSTQRQLANLKRRAGALASAQYRGGGMPAEAKLMLNVDPGGFLDNATLARKGQLAAKRMISQLSHLEGDLEGYSDAATDRWEKLEANRKKKESAQRDIKKKIDEAKELESRLAAREKDRLKKLEDELAFKQQQKWLDSGVLKDISNKASALGKKAISYATAQIGKDYVWGAEGPDTFDCSGLTLRAWQAGGRTIPRTSQEQWRQLPRVALKDMRPGDLIIYFSDASHVGMYLGDGAIVHAPRPGRQVTITGAGSMPILGVVRPDGDG from the coding sequence GTGGCGTGCACCGCCGTCGTCCTGTGCGTGATGGGGCTGCTCGGCGGCACGGCGACGGCCGCCTACGCCGATGATCCGAAGAACCCGCCCGCGGACGCGGGACGGGCCACCGGCGCCGGAAAGGCCGCGGACACCGACGCCGACGCCCGGCGCCTCGACGAGGTCCGCAAAAAGATCGACGCCCTCTACCGCAAGGCCGAGCAGGCCACCGATGCCTATAACGCCGCCAAGGAACAGGTCGATCTCCAGCAGAAGGAGATCGTCAAGCTGGCGCGGAGCATCGACAGCACTCAGCGGCAGCTGGCCAACCTCAAGCGGCGGGCGGGCGCGCTGGCCAGCGCCCAGTACCGCGGCGGCGGAATGCCGGCCGAGGCGAAGCTGATGCTCAACGTCGACCCCGGGGGCTTTCTCGACAATGCCACCCTGGCGCGCAAGGGGCAGCTGGCGGCCAAGCGAATGATCAGCCAACTGTCGCACCTGGAAGGCGACTTGGAGGGCTATTCGGACGCGGCCACGGACCGCTGGGAGAAGCTGGAGGCGAACCGCAAGAAGAAGGAAAGCGCCCAGCGGGACATCAAGAAAAAGATCGACGAGGCAAAGGAGCTGGAATCCCGGCTGGCCGCCAGGGAAAAGGACCGGCTGAAGAAGCTGGAGGACGAGCTGGCCTTCAAGCAGCAGCAGAAGTGGCTGGACTCGGGCGTACTGAAAGACATCAGCAACAAGGCCTCGGCGCTCGGCAAGAAGGCGATTTCGTACGCCACCGCGCAGATCGGCAAGGACTATGTCTGGGGCGCGGAAGGGCCGGACACCTTCGACTGCTCCGGGCTGACCCTGCGGGCGTGGCAGGCCGGCGGCCGGACCATTCCGCGGACCTCGCAGGAGCAGTGGCGCCAACTGCCCCGGGTCGCGCTCAAGGACATGCGGCCGGGCGATCTGATCATTTATTTCTCCGATGCCAGCCATGTCGGGATGTATCTCGGTGACGGCGCGATTGTGCATGCACCGCGGCCCGGCCGGCAGGTCACGATCACCGGCGCCGGCTCGATGCCGATCCTCGGTGTCGTCCGCCCGGACGGTGACGGCTGA
- a CDS encoding DUF6342 family protein, producing the protein MTEIDLGLASDWDEGDTHGRIKLRQNQVYPTSPKKDVLISSPVSIELSVNTNCSSSQEADKIYFTTHHGSTKKIIAVLDSDGNLHIAGRLITEQKDLSY; encoded by the coding sequence ATGACAGAAATCGATCTCGGACTGGCGTCGGACTGGGATGAGGGCGACACCCACGGCCGCATCAAGCTGCGGCAGAACCAGGTCTATCCCACGTCACCCAAGAAGGACGTGCTGATCAGCTCACCGGTGAGCATCGAACTGTCGGTGAACACGAACTGCTCCTCCTCCCAGGAGGCGGACAAGATCTACTTCACGACCCACCACGGCTCCACGAAGAAGATCATCGCGGTGCTCGACTCCGACGGCAATCTGCACATCGCCGGCCGCCTGATCACGGAGCAGAAGGACCTGTCGTACTAG